In Longimicrobium sp., a single genomic region encodes these proteins:
- a CDS encoding HD domain-containing phosphohydrolase, translating into MILPRCGELLEEATLHELVGERDAAQRCYAQAFTEALGAGHAESLLEVITKEGHGHRAAGRDELATEVLELALVVAVLQGDASREARALNGLGILHLSHGDLAAAQESYGAAREAARVAGDQRTLGEIEQNLGIIASIRGDFAEALERYTAGLEYMERAGHLRGCAQALTNIGMLHVDLQRFEEADSFFRRSLELCGKTGDVGTAGTVHINRSEMFLARGEPERARESCDEAYETFSRMGDAEGRAVAMKCYGVIHRSVSKLHLAEVYLRQAIQIASEARYPLGEAESHRELALVLRALNRNREALEELNRARSLFMTLEAERHQADIGERISKLENDFLSLVRFWGESIEAKDRYTSGHCERVAEYACRLAAEAGMEEREIVWFRMGAFLHDLGKTEVPEEILNKPGRLTDEERAIMERHPVIGDEMLAPVEFPWDIRPMVRSHHERWDGRGYPDGLTAHTIPLSARILRIADVFDALTTARSYRRQLTPEEALAIMEDDVGSFDPEIFEIFKVIFPEIVGTAEEAQQRAGVS; encoded by the coding sequence CCTGCTGGAGGTCATCACCAAGGAAGGGCACGGACACCGGGCCGCCGGGCGCGACGAGCTGGCCACCGAGGTGCTGGAGCTGGCGCTGGTGGTGGCGGTGCTGCAGGGCGACGCGAGCCGCGAGGCGCGCGCCCTGAACGGCCTGGGCATCCTCCACCTGAGCCACGGCGACCTGGCCGCCGCGCAGGAGAGCTACGGCGCGGCCCGCGAGGCCGCCCGCGTGGCGGGCGACCAGCGCACGCTGGGCGAGATCGAGCAGAACCTGGGGATCATCGCCTCGATCCGCGGCGACTTCGCCGAGGCGCTGGAGCGCTACACGGCGGGGCTGGAGTACATGGAGCGGGCGGGGCACCTGCGCGGCTGCGCGCAGGCGCTGACCAACATCGGGATGCTGCACGTGGACCTGCAGCGCTTCGAGGAGGCGGACTCGTTCTTCCGGCGCTCCCTGGAGCTCTGCGGCAAGACGGGCGACGTGGGCACCGCCGGCACGGTGCACATCAACCGCTCGGAGATGTTCCTGGCGCGCGGCGAGCCCGAGCGGGCCCGGGAGAGCTGCGACGAGGCGTACGAGACGTTCAGCCGCATGGGCGACGCGGAGGGGCGCGCGGTGGCGATGAAATGCTACGGCGTGATCCACCGCTCGGTCAGCAAGCTTCACCTGGCCGAGGTGTACCTGCGGCAGGCGATCCAGATCGCCAGCGAGGCCCGCTACCCGCTGGGCGAGGCCGAGTCGCACCGCGAGCTGGCGCTGGTGCTGCGGGCGCTGAACCGGAACCGCGAGGCGCTGGAGGAGCTGAACCGCGCCCGTTCGCTGTTCATGACGCTCGAGGCCGAGCGCCACCAGGCCGACATCGGCGAGCGCATCTCCAAGCTGGAGAACGATTTCCTCTCCCTCGTGCGGTTCTGGGGCGAGTCGATCGAGGCGAAGGACCGGTACACGAGCGGGCACTGCGAGCGGGTGGCCGAGTACGCCTGCCGGCTGGCCGCCGAGGCGGGGATGGAGGAGCGCGAGATCGTGTGGTTCCGCATGGGCGCGTTCCTGCACGACCTGGGGAAGACCGAGGTGCCCGAGGAGATCCTGAACAAGCCCGGGCGCCTGACCGACGAGGAGCGCGCCATCATGGAGCGCCACCCCGTGATCGGCGACGAGATGCTGGCGCCGGTGGAGTTCCCGTGGGACATCCGCCCCATGGTGCGCTCGCACCACGAGCGCTGGGACGGGCGCGGCTACCCTGACGGGCTCACCGCCCACACCATCCCGCTCTCCGCGCGGATCCTGCGCATCGCGGACGTGTTCGACGCGCTGACGACGGCGCGCAGCTACCGGCGCCAGCTCACCCCCGAGGAGGCGCTGGCGATCATGGAGGACGACGTGGGCTCGTTCGACCCCGAGATCTTCGAGATCTTCAAGGTCATCTTCCCGGAGATCGTGGGGACGGCGGAAGAGGCCCAGCAGCGCGCCGGAGTGAGCTGA
- a CDS encoding 4-hydroxy-3-methylbut-2-enyl diphosphate reductase, giving the protein MEQNYFRRGFGLRKEIEPLIRSEYHSALVDRIRAHGYEETYGHGREQVTVRLAEEFGFCYGVDRAVDYAYETRVKFPDRRVFLLGEIIHNPHVNRRLTEMGVVFLHADEGGRFDFSALGPDDVVILPAFGATVEDFRRLQETGAILVDTTCGSVLNVWKRVEQYARDGFTALVHGKHYHEETRATASQVYRWPEGRFLVVRDMAEARLVMDYIEGKPGALTREAFLEHFREKSSPGFDPDLHLQRIGVANQTTMLSGDSLAIAAEVGKALERRYGGDAGYDAAQRFRSFDTICSATQERQDAVVKLVDDEARKPDVMLVIGGYNSSNTNHLAVICSRSTVTYHIADARCIDPERRTIRFKPSGTPFDAPEMEAEDWLPDGPLVVGLTAGASTPNNKIGEAVELLLRTRGIPLEEPAAAA; this is encoded by the coding sequence GTGGAGCAGAACTACTTCCGCCGCGGCTTCGGCCTCCGCAAGGAGATCGAGCCGCTCATCCGGTCCGAGTACCACAGCGCGCTGGTGGACCGCATCCGCGCGCACGGCTACGAGGAGACGTACGGCCACGGCCGCGAGCAGGTGACCGTGCGGCTGGCCGAGGAGTTCGGCTTCTGCTACGGCGTGGACCGCGCGGTGGACTACGCCTACGAGACGCGGGTGAAGTTCCCCGACCGGCGCGTCTTCCTTCTCGGCGAGATCATCCACAACCCGCACGTGAACCGCCGGTTGACGGAGATGGGCGTTGTCTTCCTCCACGCGGACGAGGGCGGGCGCTTCGACTTCTCCGCGCTCGGCCCCGACGACGTGGTGATCCTCCCCGCCTTCGGCGCCACCGTCGAGGACTTCCGCCGGCTGCAGGAGACCGGCGCCATCCTGGTCGACACCACCTGCGGCAGCGTGCTGAACGTGTGGAAGCGCGTGGAGCAGTACGCGCGCGACGGCTTCACCGCGCTGGTCCACGGCAAGCACTACCACGAGGAGACGCGCGCCACGGCCAGCCAGGTGTACCGCTGGCCCGAGGGGCGCTTCCTGGTGGTGCGCGACATGGCCGAGGCGCGGCTGGTGATGGACTACATCGAGGGGAAGCCGGGGGCGCTCACGCGCGAGGCCTTCCTGGAGCACTTCCGCGAGAAGAGCTCGCCCGGCTTCGACCCCGACCTGCACCTGCAGCGGATCGGCGTGGCCAACCAGACCACCATGCTCTCGGGCGATTCGCTCGCCATCGCCGCCGAGGTGGGGAAGGCGCTGGAGCGGCGGTACGGGGGAGATGCGGGGTACGACGCGGCGCAGCGCTTCCGCTCGTTCGACACCATCTGCTCGGCCACGCAGGAGCGGCAGGACGCGGTGGTGAAGCTGGTGGACGACGAGGCCCGCAAGCCCGACGTGATGCTGGTGATCGGCGGCTACAACTCGTCGAACACCAACCACCTGGCGGTGATCTGCTCGCGCAGCACCGTCACCTACCACATCGCCGACGCGCGCTGCATCGACCCGGAGCGGCGCACCATCCGCTTCAAGCCCAGCGGCACCCCCTTCGACGCGCCCGAGATGGAAGCCGAGGACTGGCTCCCCGACGGCCCGCTGGTCGTGGGCCTCACCGCCGGCGCGTCCACGCCGAACAACAAGATCGGCGAAGCGGTCGAGCTCCTCCTCCGCACCCGCGGCATCCCCCTCGAGGAGCCCGCCGCGGCCGCGTGA
- a CDS encoding transglycosylase domain-containing protein gives MKLGKTKPKALGGAPRTGRWTRDVPERTRLGGEHRGSLILLLIAGGVIVIVMIIFAVMASSRLDRGLLGQYTQARRRPDWVRARDLPRYVPDAFMTVVDTSAFQRLSPYGRQDRPRMTVDLVTQVQRLRGGVDDQAWRAFMVPLTEARLSRAQMVEYYLNRIYLGKAGDWRVYGVQHAAQEFFGKDARQLTLSEAATLAGMMLPPRLVNPQASPGAVGARRNEVLRRLLEGGRIDRAAFDGAMHEMLAFQPGIDYAPMTRPVGWGGEPEVIRLPPGSIPATDSASARPADPGGGQ, from the coding sequence TTGAAGCTGGGAAAGACGAAGCCCAAGGCACTGGGGGGCGCGCCGCGGACCGGACGGTGGACGCGCGACGTACCCGAGCGCACGCGCCTGGGAGGCGAGCACCGCGGCTCGCTGATCCTGCTGCTGATCGCGGGCGGGGTGATCGTGATCGTCATGATCATCTTTGCCGTGATGGCCAGCTCGCGCCTGGACCGCGGGCTGCTGGGCCAGTACACGCAGGCGCGCCGCCGGCCCGACTGGGTGCGCGCCCGCGACCTGCCGCGCTACGTGCCCGACGCGTTCATGACGGTGGTGGACACCTCGGCCTTCCAGCGCCTGTCGCCGTACGGGCGGCAGGATCGGCCGCGGATGACGGTGGACCTGGTGACGCAGGTGCAGCGGCTGCGCGGCGGGGTGGACGACCAGGCGTGGCGCGCCTTCATGGTGCCGCTCACCGAGGCACGGCTCTCTCGCGCGCAGATGGTGGAGTACTACCTGAACCGCATCTACCTGGGGAAGGCGGGCGACTGGCGGGTGTACGGGGTGCAGCACGCGGCGCAGGAGTTCTTCGGCAAGGACGCGCGGCAGCTGACGCTGAGCGAGGCGGCCACGCTGGCGGGGATGATGCTGCCGCCGCGGCTGGTGAACCCGCAGGCCAGCCCGGGGGCGGTGGGCGCGCGCCGCAACGAGGTGCTGCGGCGGCTGCTGGAGGGGGGGCGGATCGACCGCGCCGCGTTCGACGGGGCCATGCACGAGATGCTGGCCTTCCAGCCGGGGATCGACTACGCGCCGATGACGCGGCCGGTGGGATGGGGGGGCGAGCCCGAGGTGATCCGCCTGCCGCCGGGATCTATTCCCGCGACCGACTCGGCGTCCGCGCGCCCCGCGGACCCGGGCGGCGGCCAGTAG
- a CDS encoding nuclear transport factor 2 family protein, whose translation MRRPFPAAAAALLVALAGCDLMKVERTPRSFYTQRDPARIDQQEAASEIRARVRNFAEEMGRGNRARAMTAINPTEDVLVIGSDAAGGVARIGVRGLAAALDSVPVPAPAVARTPDLRVEVGLREQTGWFSTPIQFIGAASSAPDQWLRASGVFSQDRGDWKLVQIHLSRAYVAPATTRADSARRDTAANDSTGRRPGPRGARTPSRSRE comes from the coding sequence GTGCGACGTCCGTTTCCGGCCGCAGCCGCCGCCCTGCTCGTCGCCCTCGCCGGCTGCGACCTCATGAAGGTGGAGCGCACGCCGCGCAGCTTCTACACGCAGCGCGACCCGGCCCGCATCGACCAGCAGGAGGCCGCCAGCGAGATCCGGGCGCGCGTCCGCAACTTCGCCGAGGAGATGGGGCGGGGGAACCGCGCGCGGGCCATGACCGCCATCAACCCCACCGAGGACGTGCTGGTGATCGGCTCCGACGCGGCGGGCGGGGTGGCGCGCATCGGCGTCCGCGGGCTGGCGGCGGCGCTCGACAGCGTTCCCGTGCCCGCGCCGGCGGTGGCGCGCACGCCGGACCTGCGGGTGGAAGTGGGGCTCAGGGAGCAGACGGGGTGGTTCTCCACCCCCATCCAGTTCATCGGCGCGGCGAGCAGCGCGCCCGACCAGTGGCTGCGCGCCTCGGGGGTGTTCTCGCAGGACCGGGGGGATTGGAAGCTGGTGCAGATCCACCTCTCGCGCGCCTACGTGGCCCCCGCCACCACGCGGGCCGACAGCGCGCGCCGCGACACCGCGGCGAACGATTCTACTGGCCGCCGCCCGGGTCCGCGGGGCGCGCGGACGCCGAGTCGGTCGCGGGAATAG
- a CDS encoding Pycsar system effector family protein: MDITALPGTESEAESDAPAGPHGTIEIPGPIVGSLARSASVEEDEFMDDYLWAVNGYINDHIRFSDTKAGSVIVLAGAVLSLLYGGGLQRMFANRPFSEWTVTSVSALLAFLALGAAVLTAAWSMRPRLVRVHTTGFIFWESVLAHGSADAFVKALNGQSRQQLLDHLSTQIYHVSLVCSRKFLWVARSIQLCLAGALLAAVVLVFR; the protein is encoded by the coding sequence ATGGACATCACCGCCCTCCCCGGCACCGAATCCGAAGCCGAAAGCGACGCCCCCGCCGGGCCGCACGGCACCATCGAGATCCCCGGCCCCATCGTGGGCTCGCTCGCCCGCTCGGCCTCGGTGGAAGAGGACGAGTTCATGGACGACTACCTGTGGGCGGTGAACGGGTACATCAACGACCACATCCGCTTCTCCGACACCAAGGCGGGGTCGGTGATCGTGCTGGCGGGCGCGGTGCTCAGCCTGCTGTACGGCGGCGGGCTGCAGCGCATGTTCGCCAACCGCCCGTTCTCGGAGTGGACGGTCACGTCGGTGTCCGCGCTCCTCGCCTTCCTGGCGCTGGGCGCCGCCGTGCTGACCGCCGCGTGGTCCATGCGGCCGCGGCTGGTGCGCGTGCACACCACCGGCTTCATCTTCTGGGAAAGCGTGCTGGCCCACGGCTCGGCCGACGCGTTCGTCAAGGCGCTGAACGGCCAGAGCCGCCAGCAGCTGCTCGACCACCTGTCGACCCAGATCTACCACGTGAGCTTGGTGTGCAGCCGCAAGTTCCTGTGGGTGGCGCGCTCCATCCAGCTCTGCCTGGCCGGCGCGCTCCTGGCCGCCGTCGTCCTCGTCTTCCGCTGA